The genome window CAACAAAGGTTTCCAAGTTGGAATGGGATTCTTGAATTAGGTTCAAAAAAAGGAATGAGATTCCTTTGAAGGAAAAGCAAAGTGACAAAGCAAGTATCAACATCTATAAATATCCAAGAGCTTCTACAAAGTTGTTTGCGAACTGATACAAAGCAAAGGCAAAAGCAGAGATTGATTCTTGAAGTGGCGCGTGAAAAACTCCTTGAAAGAACATGTCCACACATAGTAGAGTCTAGGAAGAGTTTAGCTTGATTGTATAAGGGTTGTTCTTTGAGAGGTAATCATTTTGATTCATAGTTCCAATGTGTATAAACTGGAATAGTAGTTTGTCTTCAAGTTGGCATAACTTAGAGATTTGGGATCACATACAAATTTTAGTTGCAGCTCGTATGGAATGCTAAAAATTCCCAATTCTTAATTGCTTAGTTTACTGGAAGTGCTAAAAATACTCTTTCACCCTGAAAAGCAGGGAAAACCCCACAAGGTTTCCTCTAACATTCTTTGTGTACAAGTCGGAATCAGTTATATGTATCCACGATATCCATTCAGCTTCATTTGGACTTATTTCAGGTTCTCTTCACATTGGAAAAACATTCAAAGATGTAATTATAGGAAAAAAATTGTTTATACCAAACCAAGTTTTTAACACAAATGTTATCAGGATTAtggtttacaacatatgactgTAAATCTGGTAACAATATAGGACTAGAAGTCTGATACTAAATACAACAGACACATCGGAGAAACCAAACAGATCATTCAAGGCTTCATCATTTCGATCCATGCCAAGTAGTTGATAATGTTCAACAATAGCTTCCACATCCTGGAATAATAGTACAAAACAAGTTAAGGTCGAATCTAACAACATTTTCACATGACTTGTAAAAACAGTGTAACACATTACAAAAATTGCCACCATGTTTAAGCAAAATCAATTGCATAGATGCAAGGGAATCATCATTACTCAATGTAAAAGGATTTTTCATTCAACTGGGTAGCAATGAAACAAACATACGTGTTCAGCTAAAGTAAAGCCCTAAACAAAATTTTCCCACGATTATGGATAGTTGGTTTTAAGGCTGAACTACTGTCACTACCAAATTAGCTCAAGTATCTATAGAATGAATATTCTTTTTTTACACCAAACGTATAAAAGAATGTAACTCTTCCAtatcagaaaagaaaaaaaaaataaaagtttcataCCTCAAGGTAGAGCCATCACACCCGATCCTTCTTAAAGCACATTCATGCAAATTACAACATACAAACAAAGGAATGAGGACATTTAATTAGCGAGATCAAGGTTcagatctattttttaaaaaaaaacagagGAGAGCAAATACATCAGAACGTATTACTTTAGACAATCATTTCCTCTCTCAATATCCTGTTAGATTTCTTATATTAGTGTCTACAAAAGCCTCATAGCCGTAGGTCATATCTATTAGGAATGCACGAGGATATATCCTCTTCCAGCAAAGATGTATGTTAAGCGGAACGAGATTAACCATAAATGGTGTAAATTTTCATAATAGGTAATTAACTGCTCCCTCCGCCCTATTTACACGATCAGTTTAGCTCATAAAATTGTCCCAAAATAATAGTCACTTCACAAATTCAAGAGTAAAGTTGGTAACTGTTTCCAGCTATACCCTTAACATTAAAGAATTTCCTCATTACGATGTTTTATGTTCAATATGTGCGAGGAGATACAATAAATGTTACTTCTCACTTCTTCCATGAAAAGTCTACTGAAAAAAGTTAAACATGATCCTACCAAACAATAAAACACATACCTGAAAGATTCGATTGAATATATCTCTCACCCTTAACGGCCTCTTCCATCTTAAAAGTGTCCTTTATTGCATCACATGTACAATTaagtattttggactttttttcatctttctttccTTATATTCTTAATTAACAAGTCGAACAACAGAAATTTGAGTCTTGTTTGAAATTATAATCGtagttgttcttgtttttatagtgATGAACCCTTTCAAACAAGGATTATTGCAGCCTTGTTTCCTAGAAAACCAATATACCACAACCTAATAACTTTTTGTTTCATGAATTATGATATagtaaaagggcagcccggtgcactaaagttaccgctatgcgcggtgtcaggggaagggccccaccacaagggtgtatcgtacgcagccttaccttgcatttctgctagaggttgtttccaaggaactttaccaattactccaagcTCCTCTTCATGAATTATGATATAATAAAGAAGAGAAATGCTTACAAgaaatacaatcaattataatGAATGGACTCATATGTATTCAATGTTTGGTCACCTTATCGGGGAAACCATATTCAATGTATTATCCTATATTCGGCAAATTAAAAAGTGCATACTGAGAAGAATTCTTAAAAGTTATCAGCAAAGTGATTGTGAGGTTTCATGGATACGACGTCCCTGGTTAGATATTGATAAGGATTTAAGAAGGTTTTCTAGGTAGATTTCTTCAGCAAAGCATctcccaacatcaacaacatgctTTAGTTCTCTCGTTGAACCATCATATATCATGATAACTGGTGGAAGTAAAATCAAGATGTCGCCATTATTTGACTGGCAAAAATGTATTATCGAGAGTGTGCTTTGGGGTATACACATACGTCCTCCAGCATTTCGAGGATATTTGATGTTGAACAATTTTGTCCAAGATACATCAACTCCACAGTGcttcaaaatccataaattaGAGGTGGTAGCATGTAGATGACTCGTGTAAAGCAGTGCAAGGTTACTTTCCATAACTCCCAGTTCGAAATAAGAATCGTCTTCTCCAGAAAAGGGAAGCTCCATGCTTTCCCATGTTTCATCTGCTACATCAAATGATATGATGCTGCGCGCATTGTGATCATTAAATTCCGTAGATGAAACCCAATAAATCTTCTTGTTGACAAATTTACCAGAATCATTTACTAGATAGATGTGCTGAAGCTGGTCATGGACTGTTCTCAAAGAATCAGTCCTTGAACTATAAATGCTGACCACAGTCCTCATATTGGAAGGGCTGAACTCATCATCAGTAGAACTACAATAATCAACAAATACTACTTTGTACTCGTCATTTGACTTATCATATCCAAAACCATATCGTTCATCGAAAGAGAGAATATCTTTCCTAAAATTATGTAATTCCTTTGACTTGCTAATGGTGGGGTTCCATATAATTATCTCCCTTGGCTGATTGAATAGACAAATTAATCCATCCACAGACCCCACAGCTCTAgataataaatatgatttttggatAGGAGAATTAATGGGAAATAGCTCAGTGCATTGTTCTTCATTAAACAATGGAGGGAAAGAACAGAAATTGAAATTTCCTCCAATGCCGGTAAGTAGAACTCTATGATGGCTGTATTCTTTGTCATTAGAAATTAACTTCAGATGAGTCTTGATGAAATCAGGGCTAGAGATTAGTTTATGCCAGGGTTTTGAAACGCACATGAATCTCGACAACAATTTGGTGGGCAACCTTAAGAGGATCTCTATTATGATTTCATCAGGGATTATCGAATCACTCAATGGAGTTGCaactaaagaaagaaatgatGACATCGCAGACAGAAGAAGTTCAATTGCATGAAGTAAGAGTTAGGTACAGATGTTTTTCTCAAAGTGAGGAATGCTAGCAGACTGCACAGTTTGTGCCCTAAGaatcttcttctatatatataaaagagaatcCTTAGCCCGGCACGTGGCAGAACCAAATTAGGAATTGCATTTAGGATATctaattttatagaatttagataGTTACTCTTCAAtaatcttctatatatatatatagatagaaaaGAGAATCCTTAGATTGGTGACATGGCATAGACAAATCAGGTATtgaatttattattcttttcaaaatatagtAAGCATTTGACCAtgcttgaaaattaaaaaaaaagtagctTTTGTTTTTCAAAGTGGAAAATGATATCTGGAGATGTGTTAGGctatgaaataaattatagttgtTTTTGAATTCTGGTGAGTAATTTGGAGTGAAAAAAGTGCAAACACCTTCTTGTTATTTTTggaatttctgaaattttattaaaatattgaacTCAGACGCAAACAAAGTGGCAGATAAACTCGCAGCACTAAGCCATCTCCACAGACGCTAAATGATCTTCGTAAGAGGGGACTGCCACAGCTGGATAGAATGGGAGCTGCATCATTGCGAGTACGGCATCTAAAACCGATCGAGTCACAATTCAACCTACCATATGTAGTGCATCGATAAACACAGTCtcctattttttttcatatattttagctGGGCTTAAATAACAGGGATTGGCATGTCAATCCCTCAAAatggaaaaggctcaaatataccactcaactatcagaaatgacttatttatacactgaactatcagaaattgctcatttatatcatccgttaaaagttgggctcatttatgtcatcgcTATTACAAAACCAGcttatccatgccattactttttaacagccggttttaaaaaaaaaaaaaagctttgcCATGTGGCATTTTATTAGAGGGTcacgtcatttttattttttatttttatttttttaaaattgatccattaaaaagaattcacccaactttttgatccattaaaaattagctTGAtctatgtttttaaaatttgattaatttttcatgatcaaacaaatatttaaaatttttttttttaaaatttactactaaaatttataaccaaacgctattctaattaagcatatagtatgtcttagcatacatgaaatattttgtcagctgaatgtaagtaactttttattttttttatttttttattaagcataTAATGTCATCATCAGCATTCAACAACATTTGTACATAACACtttatgcatcatcatttatcattgcaAAAACAGGAAGGCGACAACATACAGACATACATAGTATACGTAGAGTTGGTAAAATGAGAagctaactattaataatataataatatttgttgtttatatatcccttcagtttcaactgaaaaatgacaaaagcttTAGTTAACgagaatcttttaaaaaaaaaagaataaataaagtgataaaaagcgTGGAGTGTATACTCTCTTCATTCCCTTTTAGTTACTCGCCTGTCAATTAAAAGTGATTATTgatatagttattttattataatatctttattaaatgatatttaccattgtgtttaaaattaatttgaagaaaaaacaatTCATATTAAAGGTAAATTATGAGAACaatcttgatatgtcaaaaatgacaaaaaaacgaATCGAGcgagaatgttttaagaatatattcatgaaaaattaatcaaattttaaaagtatagatcaaactaatttttaatggatcaaaaaattgggtgaattctttttaatggatcaaaaaaattaaatttttttttttaacaaataataaATGATGTGGCCCTCTATAAGATGACACGTAGCAAGACTATTTTTTAAAACTGACTGTTAAAAAGTAATCGCACGGATGGGCCGATTTTGTAACaacgatggcatgaatgagcccaacttttaacggatggtataaatgagtcatttctgatagttcagtggcatatttgagcctttttccctCTCAAAATAACAGGCCCTTTGATAGACTTTTCTGTAGAAAAAACATTAAATAAAGGAACAAATACTGATGTTTTATACTAAATACATTAATATTACAACCAGAATTTTGAAAACATCCACTTGGATATTGTTAACACTTAAAACACTGCTAATACTATAAATTATATCCTAATACTTGAATGAACTTTAGTTATACAATTTAACACTAAATGTACACAGATTTCAGCATTCCTAGGCATCCGAGAGGTTAGAACTCTCCCAGAGTTCTAGACATTCGAGAGGCTAGAACTCTCCAGAAtcccctttttctttttcctgaATACTCTCCTCTACTGCCCTACCCCTTATTCAACAGGAAAAACTATCCCGTAATTGTCTCATGACAGTTATTAAGTCTTTTAATTGTTTACTTTTTGCCTcttgaataaatatttataacttgAGCCACATCATTACTCTGCCCTAAAAGAGTCACCTTGTCCTCCAGGTGAAAATCTACAAATAGCATATCGATAATTGCATATTCTACATTATCATAGTACTCTTAGTTTTCCTTTCAACTCCATCTTCTCCGGAAGACTCAAAAAAATCGTCCATACCACTTTCATCTATATTGGGTGCCTTTGAAATAATTAATAGGTTAAGCTGCCTATTTTTACAATGATGATTGGGGCCAAGATTTTCATCACATCTAAAACATAACCCTTCTTGTCTTTTTTGAGCAAATTTCGAATCAAACAACCTTCTAAATTGTCTCTCTGATTTTATTGCCAAAGTAGTCGACTTTCCAGTAGTATGCATTGGTGAATCAATGTTACTACTTCCTGATCTAGTTCTTGAGTAACGTTTTTGAAGTATGTTTGCGACACGAGGATAACTAGTTCTGAACCCAACTGGTTTATTACATGAACTTCTTGTATTTGGTTCAAATTTAAAACTTTGAACTTCCTGCAAAACATAATTTTGATCCTCTACCTTTTGAGGTATCTCTATTATCCCCCTCAATGTTTGAGTCCGTAAAAGCATTACATCTTCTTGAATTTCCTATTTCAGAGCATTCAAAAATGCTCCCGATAATATTTCATCAGATGCCTCATTCATAGATGCtgatatcttttaaaattttttacgAAACACAGTCACTATGGTAGTCTGCTTCAGCCCCATTAAGATAGCATATTGGTTGATCTTTTGAGAATCATAAAATCGGTTTAACAACATTCATTTGAAGTGTTCCCAGGTTGACATTTGTTGCCAAGATTTCATTCAATAATACCAATTTAAGGCTTTTCCTTCTAAACAAACACCTGTTGCCCGTAATTTTTCACTTCAGAAATTTCATTCACTGCGAAATTTCGTTCCACTTTGAAAATCCATCCTAAAGGATCATCTCCTTCGAAAACTGATAATTGTAGATTTCAAAACATCTTCCCATCTTTTCCTCCAGCCAAGTTGACATTGTTTCCCTCTTCTTAGTTTTCAATGGATCTTGTTTGAGAAGGGGATGCTTCTGCCATCACAGTTCTCCCTTAGGTTTCAATTCTTGCAAGAGACACTCTCATTTCTTGAAACCATCCTTCCAGTTTTCTAACATCTTCTCTTATTCCTGTCAAATTAGTCTCTACCTATTCGATGCGTCCCTCCATTTTACTCACCATACCCGAACTTACTGCTCTATAACAAAATTGATAGACTTTTCTGtagaaaaaatagtagataaaggaaaaaatactGATGTTTTATACTATTGATATTAAACAAGAATTCTGAAATTAGCCGCTCGAATATTGTTAACACTTAAAACACTTCTAACACTATAAATTATATCCTAATACTTTACTGAACTTTAGTTATACAATACATAACACTAAATTTACACAGATTTCAACATTCCTAGGCATTCGAGAGGCTAGAAATATCCCACATTTCAAGACGTTCGAGAGGCTAGAACTCTCCAgaatctcctttttctttttcctgaATACCCTCCTCTACCGCTTGCCCCTTTTTCTACCGAAAAAACTACTCCGTAACTATATTATGATAGTTACTAAGTCTTTTAATTGTTTATTTTGGCCTCCTAGAAAAGTATTTATAACTTGAGGCACATCAGCCTTCCCCTCATTTGTCCTCTAGGCTATCACACcccctttttttaaccaaaaagattaaatttaagttagaaagggtttttattattgagTGACAAGATaaagatttgtttcaaaaaaagattcatttttttcaattaaatttagagtcgccacttagcaaaaattaggtgtgccaagtcacctttaaaaaattcttttcaaaacgatttgactctttaaactggtttgtgaacagagattcggactaaggaattctattgactgaggggaaggtgttagacaccccttGATTCCGTGGTTTGATCACGGTCTCTTGATGGagcgtatcaactattttggcacaATGAATGTATAACCCACACAAAAGCacatcaaaacaatcaatcaagcaaacaaaacaaagCAAACCAAAATTTAGTGTCCCGTCCAATTATAtagttccaaaaataaaaaatgcagaaatgtaaacctactctattctacactaatcctaaactactcctaaactaaactccacctgACATTCTGGGTCTTGACTGTGCGCCGTCTTCAAGTACataatactttggggcattctccggtgaataaatacaattccTTCGGGACATTCACAgcaaatgaatacaatttcaattttgtGCGATAAACTAAAAAACATTCCACATTCAACATTCCATGCATTCAATCAAACAtcattcctaaactttgcctacccgaacctaaactTTTGCTTATTTATTTGATGGCCTAATCATGGTACTATCGCATTTAAAATTCGTATTTGCTCCAAAATCACCAACGACAATAAATTAGGactaaacaatatttatttttatcaattcctACAATCCAATCTCAAATTGATTTTTTAACACCAAATTTCCACAATTCAAGATTActatttcaacaatccacaaccaTTTCTTCAATGAAATTAAGCAAAACAAATCAATATCACTCAATATTCAATAATGTCTCACACAAATCAAACACGTAGGACGAAATAAAATAAGAAGggatagaattggacctttcgataattgatttttgttgataataatatttaagaaagaCCGTACTTGGAATCCCAAATAGAAACCTCCATAGCGACAAAATCTAACTCAATAGTGAGAAATAACGATCCAGACAGATTAAAAACCAGTGGGACAAAACTCTTAATATCAAACTCGAATCATGAATGTTGACACAATTTAATCACGAAGACCAGAAGCCCGATATAAAAAATGAACCGTGAAGACAAATGAACCTAAAACCCCAATAACCAATAGGAAACCAAACCCCAGTGTAGACCGAGCTCTGACGGTGGTAGAAATGGTGGGTCAAGATAGAGTCTGGCGCGTTTTGATGTTTTTAGGCTGGATTGGCTTGGAAATCAAAAgaaatgatgatattttggtaatttCGAGACTGGTCGGTCAAGTCGACGAGTTGGAACGACTTTCGGTAAAGATCTCACTGAAAAAATGCTAAAATTAAGCCGACTTTCAGCTTCTTCTCCCCCTTTTTTTGCTTTCTCCAGCCTATTCTCCTTTGCAATCTCTCACTCTTGATTTCTCTTTACTATGTGTATGTGTCGTCTGTGTGGGAGGTCTAGATATAGTGAGATTATAAGAGTATGTGTGCGTTGAGATCTCAAAAAAAGAATACAACCTCTGTTCTCCTTCCTCTAAAAAATGGAGACCCCTGAATGTATATATATCCTCCTATTTCTCTGGAATCCCCTGGAATATATGTTGTGCATATGGGATATATTCTCTATACTCGTGTGTCCTCTCAATTGTATTATTCCTATATTCTTATTATAGTCGTGTGGTATCTGGTGTCCCTTTGTGTGACGTGTAACAATTGGGTAGTGTGGGATAGTGGGGTAGAGGAGGGGCTGGGGTGAGAGGTGTGAGTTGGTtgggataaagtttgttaggataagggaatattagggatttaatttgttagcaatttataaaaattttgttattattatatttttttttgtatttttgtgaggTATAATTACATtggtgagggtgtatgataacgTGAGGTAAAAATAGATGAATTGAGTTTTTGGAGGGACAAAATTTGGTGTCTACATCCTGTctcctttggatgtaaacacaaggttttttcatacaaaaaaagtagacaatgagacagaGTTTTATCTcgatcattattcaaaagaaTGACACAAAAGGGAGGAGGGAGACCAAGTCTTGAATTTGGAAATCATACACACCCCAAGTTGTGTCAGAGTTAAGTCACcggtatctcaaagggttggaagaagAAGAACTATACTGATTTGAATAGTTGAGTGAGGTCCCATCTAGGTTCcagtccgcggctctgttattacatcaaaataaaattacaagttaaaaacataaatgaaattacaaaaatcctatctatgttgcttcttttggactcttgacttg of Capsicum annuum cultivar UCD-10X-F1 unplaced genomic scaffold, UCD10Xv1.1 ctg2819, whole genome shotgun sequence contains these proteins:
- the LOC107846582 gene encoding F-box/kelch-repeat protein At3g06240-like, whose amino-acid sequence is MSSFLSLVATPLSDSIIPDEIIIEILLRLPTKLLSRFMCVSKPWHKLISSPDFIKTHLKLISNDKEYSHHRVLLTGIGGNFNFCSFPPLFNEEQCTELFPINSPIQKSYLLSRAVGSVDGLICLFNQPREIIIWNPTISKSKELHNFRKDILSFDERYGFGYDKSNDEYKVVFVDYCSSTDDEFSPSNMRTVVSIYSSRTDSLRTVHDQLQHIYLVNDSGKFVNKKIYWVSSTEFNDHNARSIISFDVADETWESMELPFSGEDDSYFELGVMESNLALLYTSHLHATTSNLWILKHCGVDVSWTKLFNIKYPRNAGGRMCIPQSTLSIIHFCQSNNGDILILLPPVIMIYDGSTRELKHVVDVGRCFAEEIYLENLLKSLSISNQGRRIHETSQSLC